A genomic region of Raphanus sativus cultivar WK10039 chromosome 6, ASM80110v3, whole genome shotgun sequence contains the following coding sequences:
- the LOC108811931 gene encoding probable disease resistance protein At5g45510 isoform X1: protein MAESPPKMEDAGQRQDEKDEKLYKEIVEVLGKDGPQRVLLAGEAGIGKTRLAKMVGKHATVTGSCFLTIFLHLDRKFDDELSLYENIASQLCLYSDFEETEVDDRDEDEEEEKKPETLLADLKKMITEEIQSKAKEVAEKKAKQVVEKKAKELAEKTKDKTAKNVKKPPADGKEKTPDDEGEKKPTPPPYLLLILDDEGNKTSEDKVMEELKLDLFLRQQKFLKDDKNRLKILITKRKEEEEEEGVKEDTKSEQEDSEHKSDDEIKSQDSEHKSDDEIKSQDSDNASKAEPQDPNNAPVLEPDVKGVPSTGDEFQTTDKSESLLKSINEPNLKDLFASLMKDWKTYENFIDDIVAKSKNSPAAVFVLAKSLKRITPTTTNKEEEKKLKLKIEKKIDEVLSAARPGSCENPLLRLAYELLEIGYPMKEAILDCFWHSLDFFEHCGSVYYRDLITQWILEGYFDPVRSVEKAYQDGHSILMELINRGMLKIQENNVVVPERAMSTLIDPRRRGLIGRSRLRFSRVYCGDKRKGIGKITQIDDMIKTVQAKKGDKVSTVLVSGDRLRRETPVKYFKKLSDLEVLGLFEPTLEPFVTAFANLQGLRVLVVRDCDLLTDIEELKALRELHALEVSGASSLKKISDGFFKALSKLQSLHLSGLQITTSPSSISELTELHCLIIKDCPLLEDLPDIQELVKLEVVDISGAHGLQTCFDNTKGEKKNKSKNKNFYHLTRLQLLDFSGSQIERLPIFQDSAVGDKLHSVKRLLLRDCSKLRRLPSLKPLSGLQILDLSGTTSLVEMLEVCFEDKKELLSLNLSGTNLSELAATIEELTNLNKLLMKDCKNIEVIPNIQKLTNLEVIDVSGCEKLHTIEGSFEDMSYLCEVNLSGTKVETPELPKKTEIHCLKRITLADGSRFEGEEWSKIKEEIESKRSDEAISSEAVVEPKEISEEIGEETQPKEAPASDSVEKEDVTKERLCHVPIEKDIYKTILSGFDSASKQEVMKIHESKGEASANTDFVSLVDIDSTRLKSFFSENKSVKDCSLRMCRDIDNLFYEVDGESLGSVETLSISNFPLLETICWGENFKNLKKLSIDCCPKIKTLFPEASQMPNSLKELNIKYCENMETVVEGVELSSLTNLRSQVKKCPKLEETPEDSDWVMVDHP from the exons ATGGCGGAGTCTCCTCCAA AAATGGAGGATGCAGGACAGCGTCAAGATGAAAAGGATGAGAAGTTGTATAAAGAGATAGTGGAAGTTCTGGGAAAAGATGGCCCTCAGAGAGTTTTGCTAGCCGGTGAAGCTGGGATCGGGAAGACTAGGCTGGCCAAGATGGTAGGGAAGCATGCCACTGTTACTGGCAGTTGTTTCCTGACCATCTTCTTGCATCTTGACAGAAAGTTCGATGATGAATTGTCGCTTTACGAGAACATAGCTTCCCAGTTGTGTCTCTACTCTGATTTTGAAGAGACTGAAGTGGATGACAGAGATGAAGAtgaggaggaagagaagaagccGGAAACTTTGTTGGCTGATTTGAAGAAGATGATAACTGAGGAAATACAAAGTAAGGCAAAAGAGGTAGCTGAGAAAAAAGCAAAACAGGTGGTGGAGAAAAAAGCAAAAGAGTTGGCTGAGAAAACAAAGGATAAGACTGCTAAAAATGTGAAGAAGCCACCAGCTGACGGTAAGGAGAAGACACCTGATGATGAAGGAGAGAAGAAACCTACCCCACCTCCGTATCTTCTATTGATTCTTGATGATGAAGGAAACAAGACCAGTGAAGACAAGGTGATGGAGGAACTGAAACTTGACCTGTTTCTTAGACAACAAAAGTTTCTTAAGGATGATAAGAATCGTCTCAAGATTCttattacaaaaagaaaagaagaggaggaggaggagggtgtGAAAGAGGATACAAAGAGTGAGCAGGAGGACAGCGAACATAAGTCTGATGATGAAATCAAATCACAGGACAGCGAACATAAGTCTGATGATGAAATCAAATCACAGGACAGCGATAATGCGAGCAAAGCTGAGCCCCAAGACCCCAACAACGCACCGGTTTTAGAGCCTGATGTGAAAGGTGTGCCTTCTACTGGAGATGAGTTCCAGACCACGGATAAGTCAGAGTCTCTACTTAAGTCAATCAATGAGCCTAACCTGAAGGATCTATTTGCGTCTCTTATGAAGGATTGGAAAACTTACGAGAATTTTATAGATGACATAGTGGCAAAGAGCAAGAACTCGCCAGCTGCAGTCTTCGTGCTAGCCAAGTCCCTAAAGCGGATCACTCCTACTACTActaataaagaagaagaaaagaaactaaaactAAAGATAGAGAAAAAGATAGACGAGGTTCTCTCAGCTGCTCGTCCAGGTTCTTGTGAGAATCCACTCTTGCGTCTTGCATATGAGCTGTTGGAAATCGGTTATCCGATGAAGGAAGCCATCTTGGATTGCTTTTGGCATAGCTTGGACTTCTTCGAGCACTGCGGCAGTGTTTACTACCGTGACCTCATCACACAGTGGATACTCGAAGGCTACTTCGATCCCGTTAGGTCCGTCGAAAAAGCCTACCAAGACGGTCATTCAATCTTGATGGAGCTTATAAACCGAGGAATGCTGAAGATACAGGAGAACAACGTTGTGGTACCAGAGAGGGCCATGAGCACTTTAATCGATCCTCGACGCCGTGGGCTTATTGGAAGATCAAGACTTAGATTCTCTAGAGTCTATTGCGGTGACAAGAGAAAAGGTATAGGGAAAATCACTCAGATAGATGATATGATTAAAACTGTGCAAGCAAAGAAAGGTGACAAGGTCTCCACGGTGCTGGTTAGTGGAGACCGTCTGCGCCGTGAAACTCCCGTTAAGTATTTCAAGAAGCTGAGTGATCTTGAAGTACTTGGTCTGTTCGAACCCACACTGGAACCTTTTGTCACTGCTTTCGCTAATCTTCAAGGACTAAGGGTTCTTGTAGTCAGGGACTGTGATCTACTGACGGATATTGAGGAGCTCAAGGCTCTTCGTGAACTACATGCTCTTGAAGTCTCTGGCGCCAGCTCCTTGAAGAAAATATCCGATGGATTCTTCAAGGCATTGTCTAAACTTCAAAGTCTTCACCTCTCTGGACTTCAGATCACAACTTCCCCTTCCAGCATTTCTGAACTGACAGAACTTCACTGCCTCATCATCAAAGACTGTCCTTTACTGGAAGATTTGCCAGACATACAAGAACTCGTAAAGCTCGAGGTTGTTGATATATCCGGTGCTCATGGGCTGCAGACGTGTTTCGACAACAcgaaaggagagaagaagaacaaaagcaAGAACAAAAACTTCTATCACCTCACAAGACTTCAGCTCCTTGACTTCTCCGGGAGCCAAATAGAGCGACTACCGATATTCCAGGACTCTGCCGTAGGGGACAAGCTTCACTCCGTTAAGCGGCTCTTGTTGCGTGATTGTAGCAAATTGAGAAGGTTGCCTAGTTTGAAGCCCTTGTCAGGTCTGCAGATTCTTGATCTTTCTGGCACTACCAGCTTAGTGGAGATGCTTGAAGTGTGCTTTGAAGATAAGAAGGAACTCttatctcttaatctctctggCACTAATCTTAGCGAGTTGGCCGCCACCATCGAGGAGCTGACCAATCTTAACAAACTCCTCATGAAGGATTGCAAAAACATAGAAGTTATCCCGAACATCCAAAAACTCACAAACCTCGAGGTCATTGATGTTTCTGGATGTGAAAAGCTGCATACGATTGAGGGATCATTTGAGGACATGTCTTACCTATGTGAAGTTAATCTCTCTGGAACCAAAGTGGAGACACCAGAGTTGCCAAAGAAGACTGAGATCCATTGTCTAAAGCGTATTACTCTGGCAGATGGAAGTCGTTTTGAAGGTGAGGAATGGAGCAAAATAAAGGAAGAAATTGAAAGTAAGAGATCTGACGAGGCCATCTCCTCGGAAGCAGTTGTTGAACCTAAAGAAATCTCAGAAGAAATAGGAGAGGAGACTCAGCCAAAGGAAGCTCCAGCCAGTGATAGTGTTGAGAAGGAAGATGTCACCAAGGAACGTCTTTGCCATGTGCCCATTGAGAAGGATATATACAAGACCATACTATCAGGTTTTGATTCTGCAAGTAAGCAGGAAGTCATGAAGATCCATGAATCTAAAGGGGAAGCCTCAGCCAATACTGACTTTGTGTCACTTGTGGACATTGACTCAACAAGGCTCAAATCTTTCTTCAGCGAGAACAAATCAGTGAAGGATTGCTCGCTGCGGATGTGCAGGGATATAGACAACCTTTTCTATGAAGTGGATGGAGAAAGTTTGGGATCAGTGGAGACATTGTCGATTTCAAACTTTCCATTGTTGGAGACTATCTGCTGGGGTGAAAACTTCAAGAATCTGAAGAAGCTAAGCATAGATTGCTGCCCGAAAATCAAAACGCTTTTCCCGGAGGCATCACAGATGCCTAACAGCCTAAAAGAGCTGAACATAAAGTATTGTGAGAACATGGAGACAGTTGTTGAAGGAGTCGAGCTCTCAAGTCTCACTAATTTGAGATCGCAAGTAAAGAAATGCCCAAAGTTGGAGGAAACTCCAGAGGACTCG GACTGGGTTATGGTAGATCACCCTTGA
- the LOC108811931 gene encoding probable disease resistance protein At5g45510 isoform X2 encodes MAESPPKMEDAGQRQDEKDEKLYKEIVEVLGKDGPQRVLLAGEAGIGKTRLAKMVGKHATVTGSCFLTIFLHLDRKFDDELSLYENIASQLCLYSDFEETEVDDRDEDEEEEKKPETLLADLKKMITEEIQSKAKEVAEKKAKQVVEKKAKELAEKTKDKTAKNVKKPPADGKEKTPDDEGEKKPTPPPYLLLILDDEGNKTSEDKVMEELKLDLFLRQQKFLKDDKNRLKILITKRKEEEEEEGVKEDTKSEQEDSEHKSDDEIKSQDSEHKSDDEIKSQDSDNASKAEPQDPNNAPVLEPDVKGVPSTGDEFQTTDKSESLLKSINEPNLKDLFASLMKDWKTYENFIDDIVAKSKNSPAAVFVLAKSLKRITPTTTNKEEEKKLKLKIEKKIDEVLSAARPGSCENPLLRLAYELLEIGYPMKEAILDCFWHSLDFFEHCGSVYYRDLITQWILEGYFDPVRSVEKAYQDGHSILMELINRGMLKIQENNVVVPERAMSTLIDPRRRGLIGRSRLRFSRVYCGDKRKGIGKITQIDDMIKTVQAKKGDKVSTVLVSGDRLRRETPVKYFKKLSDLEVLGLFEPTLEPFVTAFANLQGLRVLVVRDCDLLTDIEELKALRELHALEVSGASSLKKISDGFFKALSKLQSLHLSGLQITTSPSSISELTELHCLIIKDCPLLEDLPDIQELVKLEVVDISGAHGLQTCFDNTKGEKKNKSKNKNFYHLTRLQLLDFSGSQIERLPIFQDSAVGDKLHSVKRLLLRDCSKLRRLPSLKPLSGLQILDLSGTTSLVEMLEVCFEDKKELLSLNLSGTNLSELAATIEELTNLNKLLMKDCKNIEVIPNIQKLTNLEVIDVSGCEKLHTIEGSFEDMSYLCEVNLSGTKVETPELPKKTEIHCLKRITLADGSRFEGEEWSKIKEEIESKRSDEAISSEAVVEPKEISEEIGEETQPKEAPASDSVEKEDVTKERLCHVPIEKDIYKTILSGFDSASKQEVMKIHESKGEASANTDFVSLVDIDSTRLKSFFSENKSVKDCSLRMCRDIDNLFYEVDGESLGSVETLSISNFPLLETICWGENFKNLKKLSIDCCPKIKTLFPEASQMPNSLKELNIKYCENMETVVEGVELSSLTNLRSQVKKCPKLEETPEDSVEGH; translated from the exons ATGGCGGAGTCTCCTCCAA AAATGGAGGATGCAGGACAGCGTCAAGATGAAAAGGATGAGAAGTTGTATAAAGAGATAGTGGAAGTTCTGGGAAAAGATGGCCCTCAGAGAGTTTTGCTAGCCGGTGAAGCTGGGATCGGGAAGACTAGGCTGGCCAAGATGGTAGGGAAGCATGCCACTGTTACTGGCAGTTGTTTCCTGACCATCTTCTTGCATCTTGACAGAAAGTTCGATGATGAATTGTCGCTTTACGAGAACATAGCTTCCCAGTTGTGTCTCTACTCTGATTTTGAAGAGACTGAAGTGGATGACAGAGATGAAGAtgaggaggaagagaagaagccGGAAACTTTGTTGGCTGATTTGAAGAAGATGATAACTGAGGAAATACAAAGTAAGGCAAAAGAGGTAGCTGAGAAAAAAGCAAAACAGGTGGTGGAGAAAAAAGCAAAAGAGTTGGCTGAGAAAACAAAGGATAAGACTGCTAAAAATGTGAAGAAGCCACCAGCTGACGGTAAGGAGAAGACACCTGATGATGAAGGAGAGAAGAAACCTACCCCACCTCCGTATCTTCTATTGATTCTTGATGATGAAGGAAACAAGACCAGTGAAGACAAGGTGATGGAGGAACTGAAACTTGACCTGTTTCTTAGACAACAAAAGTTTCTTAAGGATGATAAGAATCGTCTCAAGATTCttattacaaaaagaaaagaagaggaggaggaggagggtgtGAAAGAGGATACAAAGAGTGAGCAGGAGGACAGCGAACATAAGTCTGATGATGAAATCAAATCACAGGACAGCGAACATAAGTCTGATGATGAAATCAAATCACAGGACAGCGATAATGCGAGCAAAGCTGAGCCCCAAGACCCCAACAACGCACCGGTTTTAGAGCCTGATGTGAAAGGTGTGCCTTCTACTGGAGATGAGTTCCAGACCACGGATAAGTCAGAGTCTCTACTTAAGTCAATCAATGAGCCTAACCTGAAGGATCTATTTGCGTCTCTTATGAAGGATTGGAAAACTTACGAGAATTTTATAGATGACATAGTGGCAAAGAGCAAGAACTCGCCAGCTGCAGTCTTCGTGCTAGCCAAGTCCCTAAAGCGGATCACTCCTACTACTActaataaagaagaagaaaagaaactaaaactAAAGATAGAGAAAAAGATAGACGAGGTTCTCTCAGCTGCTCGTCCAGGTTCTTGTGAGAATCCACTCTTGCGTCTTGCATATGAGCTGTTGGAAATCGGTTATCCGATGAAGGAAGCCATCTTGGATTGCTTTTGGCATAGCTTGGACTTCTTCGAGCACTGCGGCAGTGTTTACTACCGTGACCTCATCACACAGTGGATACTCGAAGGCTACTTCGATCCCGTTAGGTCCGTCGAAAAAGCCTACCAAGACGGTCATTCAATCTTGATGGAGCTTATAAACCGAGGAATGCTGAAGATACAGGAGAACAACGTTGTGGTACCAGAGAGGGCCATGAGCACTTTAATCGATCCTCGACGCCGTGGGCTTATTGGAAGATCAAGACTTAGATTCTCTAGAGTCTATTGCGGTGACAAGAGAAAAGGTATAGGGAAAATCACTCAGATAGATGATATGATTAAAACTGTGCAAGCAAAGAAAGGTGACAAGGTCTCCACGGTGCTGGTTAGTGGAGACCGTCTGCGCCGTGAAACTCCCGTTAAGTATTTCAAGAAGCTGAGTGATCTTGAAGTACTTGGTCTGTTCGAACCCACACTGGAACCTTTTGTCACTGCTTTCGCTAATCTTCAAGGACTAAGGGTTCTTGTAGTCAGGGACTGTGATCTACTGACGGATATTGAGGAGCTCAAGGCTCTTCGTGAACTACATGCTCTTGAAGTCTCTGGCGCCAGCTCCTTGAAGAAAATATCCGATGGATTCTTCAAGGCATTGTCTAAACTTCAAAGTCTTCACCTCTCTGGACTTCAGATCACAACTTCCCCTTCCAGCATTTCTGAACTGACAGAACTTCACTGCCTCATCATCAAAGACTGTCCTTTACTGGAAGATTTGCCAGACATACAAGAACTCGTAAAGCTCGAGGTTGTTGATATATCCGGTGCTCATGGGCTGCAGACGTGTTTCGACAACAcgaaaggagagaagaagaacaaaagcaAGAACAAAAACTTCTATCACCTCACAAGACTTCAGCTCCTTGACTTCTCCGGGAGCCAAATAGAGCGACTACCGATATTCCAGGACTCTGCCGTAGGGGACAAGCTTCACTCCGTTAAGCGGCTCTTGTTGCGTGATTGTAGCAAATTGAGAAGGTTGCCTAGTTTGAAGCCCTTGTCAGGTCTGCAGATTCTTGATCTTTCTGGCACTACCAGCTTAGTGGAGATGCTTGAAGTGTGCTTTGAAGATAAGAAGGAACTCttatctcttaatctctctggCACTAATCTTAGCGAGTTGGCCGCCACCATCGAGGAGCTGACCAATCTTAACAAACTCCTCATGAAGGATTGCAAAAACATAGAAGTTATCCCGAACATCCAAAAACTCACAAACCTCGAGGTCATTGATGTTTCTGGATGTGAAAAGCTGCATACGATTGAGGGATCATTTGAGGACATGTCTTACCTATGTGAAGTTAATCTCTCTGGAACCAAAGTGGAGACACCAGAGTTGCCAAAGAAGACTGAGATCCATTGTCTAAAGCGTATTACTCTGGCAGATGGAAGTCGTTTTGAAGGTGAGGAATGGAGCAAAATAAAGGAAGAAATTGAAAGTAAGAGATCTGACGAGGCCATCTCCTCGGAAGCAGTTGTTGAACCTAAAGAAATCTCAGAAGAAATAGGAGAGGAGACTCAGCCAAAGGAAGCTCCAGCCAGTGATAGTGTTGAGAAGGAAGATGTCACCAAGGAACGTCTTTGCCATGTGCCCATTGAGAAGGATATATACAAGACCATACTATCAGGTTTTGATTCTGCAAGTAAGCAGGAAGTCATGAAGATCCATGAATCTAAAGGGGAAGCCTCAGCCAATACTGACTTTGTGTCACTTGTGGACATTGACTCAACAAGGCTCAAATCTTTCTTCAGCGAGAACAAATCAGTGAAGGATTGCTCGCTGCGGATGTGCAGGGATATAGACAACCTTTTCTATGAAGTGGATGGAGAAAGTTTGGGATCAGTGGAGACATTGTCGATTTCAAACTTTCCATTGTTGGAGACTATCTGCTGGGGTGAAAACTTCAAGAATCTGAAGAAGCTAAGCATAGATTGCTGCCCGAAAATCAAAACGCTTTTCCCGGAGGCATCACAGATGCCTAACAGCCTAAAAGAGCTGAACATAAAGTATTGTGAGAACATGGAGACAGTTGTTGAAGGAGTCGAGCTCTCAAGTCTCACTAATTTGAGATCGCAAGTAAAGAAATGCCCAAAGTTGGAGGAAACTCCAGAGGACTCG GTCGAAGGTCATTGA